One window from the genome of Salisaeta longa DSM 21114 encodes:
- a CDS encoding hybrid sensor histidine kinase/response regulator transcription factor, with protein MYWKTLVWAAGIWAMLLGGSGESARSYAADAALRGLPVDTLTADRPDIRFRRLTLADGLSQGHITDIVEDRRGFLWIATQSGLNRYDGYQVKVYNPNPFDTTSLSDGTIDDLHLGRGGVLWITTRFGGLNRMDLQTETFQQFQHDPDDPSSLLPGYVMAVFEDARGVLWVGTRHGLSRMTPEQPGTFVHYRHDPDDPNSLSENRIRSIREGPGDTLWIATANGLNRMSLHRPGHFTRFLYGSAADAQTRAIPHTSLHEQYVDPARPHIRWIGSDHGLIRFNATDGSSTRFLPYPNRGPSANEVRTASPDPSMPGVLWLSIHNNGIARFDPRTQTFTRYRSAPTNRHGLVEHAGTVTFTDRSGMVWVGADGGGLGTFNPSAMKVAHYTSSASNEKGPHAVARLRNANVWGLAMTTDRMLWAGTSEGYLHRINPRTGAVRVWKARPTAPSPTRPSGTAYAFAEAPHGDLWIGTGRGLDRYQPDTERFVRYRHVAGDTTTLSSNNINDLYRAADGTLWVATMKGLNRFNPASGTFTRYLHDPADSTSLASDWVGFVYRDRAERLWVATQNAVSRFHPATGQFTHYRHVPNDPTSLTNGRFAWIHERAREPGILWIASIDGGGLDRLDTRTGTVTHFTTETSDLPDNTVYAIQEDARGRLWLSTNHGLVRFTPDAPAPRRAFRSFGRFSGLQGLEFNQHAAAHGPEGRLLFGGTNGFNVFQPSALARNAVPPRVIITGLEVLSNGATAATDSLTQQAVRGTKPLRVPHDQNEFTVAYVGVHFKAPRQNRYRYKLVGYDEKWIAAGARREATYTNVPPGTYHFKVHAANADGVWSEQAASVTIAIAPPWWRTWLAYVVYGGVIVGGLLAMFYGQRRRLERRQRTLERTVHARTQALRQEKKKTEQQAVRLREMDRLKTRFFTNVSHEFRTPLTLTIGPLEDVKRALSTDGEVSRSSIRQNVTLALRNSRRLLRLIGQLLDVAKLEDGALTLDAQQNDLVSFVRELARSFVPLAERRRVRFVFEGPATPLPVVFDRAKLEQVFTNLLSNAFKFTPRDGTIHMRVAIAASTDDEAPEPHAVAVTVRDNGPGIPPEDLPHLFDRFYQSEQATPDEAPGTGIGLSLAKDLVELHRGTIALESAPGEGTTGIVRLPLAAAPAEGSDGEQTVRVVLTDGMATANDLSAEGKANPKRPDVRAAFANPASGDGASDDRTTLLVADDNPEIRAYIRSHFADTYRIVEARDGREALERAHEDLPDLIISDVMMPRLDGFALVEALRSDRATDFLPVILLTARAAEHDKLAGLREGADAYLTKPFNMEELQTRVKNLMAAQQRLKARFAAEPSDETSGSGGPPTVTPAASPPAEDAPAEPPYVVRARAIVRDHLADEEFGVAELADALAQSRSTVYRRFRDLRDQSPSAFLREERLARAAALLRTQEGTVSEVAYAVGFKSVSHFSEAFQAMYDVRPSDYLAQPTSAPTAS; from the coding sequence ATGTATTGGAAGACGCTCGTTTGGGCTGCTGGGATATGGGCGATGCTGCTGGGAGGGAGTGGCGAGAGCGCTCGGTCGTATGCGGCAGACGCCGCGTTGCGTGGCCTGCCGGTCGACACGCTGACGGCCGACCGGCCCGACATTCGCTTTCGTCGTCTGACCCTTGCCGACGGGCTCTCGCAAGGTCATATCACGGATATCGTGGAAGATCGTCGTGGGTTTTTGTGGATCGCGACCCAGAGTGGCCTCAATCGCTACGACGGGTATCAGGTGAAGGTGTACAATCCCAATCCCTTCGACACAACATCTCTTTCGGACGGCACGATCGACGATTTGCACCTGGGGCGTGGGGGCGTGCTGTGGATTACAACCCGCTTCGGGGGGTTGAACCGAATGGATCTGCAGACCGAGACTTTTCAGCAATTTCAGCACGATCCCGACGATCCATCCAGCCTGCTTCCGGGATACGTCATGGCGGTGTTCGAGGACGCGCGCGGTGTACTTTGGGTCGGCACCCGCCATGGCCTCAGCCGCATGACGCCGGAGCAGCCCGGCACGTTTGTGCACTACCGGCATGATCCGGACGACCCCAACAGCTTGAGTGAGAACCGCATCCGCTCGATTCGCGAAGGCCCGGGCGATACCCTCTGGATTGCGACGGCCAATGGCCTCAATCGGATGTCGCTCCATCGCCCGGGACACTTCACGCGGTTCTTGTACGGGTCCGCGGCCGATGCACAGACGCGCGCGATTCCGCACACGTCGTTGCATGAGCAGTACGTTGACCCGGCGCGGCCCCATATCCGCTGGATTGGTTCAGATCATGGCCTGATTCGTTTTAACGCGACCGATGGAAGCAGCACGCGCTTTTTGCCGTATCCAAACCGAGGCCCGTCAGCCAACGAGGTGCGCACGGCAAGTCCGGACCCGTCCATGCCTGGTGTGCTGTGGCTGTCCATCCACAACAACGGCATTGCGCGCTTCGACCCCCGCACGCAGACCTTCACGCGCTACCGAAGCGCGCCCACTAACCGGCACGGGCTGGTTGAACACGCCGGCACCGTCACCTTTACCGACCGGTCGGGCATGGTATGGGTGGGGGCCGACGGCGGCGGGCTGGGCACGTTCAACCCGTCGGCTATGAAGGTGGCGCACTACACCAGCAGCGCGTCGAACGAGAAGGGGCCGCACGCGGTGGCGCGCTTGCGCAATGCCAACGTGTGGGGCCTGGCGATGACCACGGACCGCATGCTGTGGGCGGGAACCTCGGAGGGATACTTGCACCGCATCAACCCGCGTACGGGGGCAGTGCGCGTGTGGAAGGCCCGCCCCACCGCCCCATCGCCCACGCGTCCTTCGGGGACGGCCTACGCCTTCGCGGAGGCGCCCCATGGCGACCTGTGGATTGGTACCGGGCGCGGCCTCGATCGCTATCAGCCCGACACGGAGCGATTCGTGCGGTACCGCCACGTGGCGGGCGATACCACCACGCTGAGCAGCAACAACATCAACGATCTCTATCGAGCGGCCGATGGTACCCTGTGGGTGGCGACCATGAAGGGGCTCAATCGCTTCAACCCTGCGTCCGGGACGTTCACGCGGTACCTGCATGACCCGGCAGACTCGACCAGCCTGGCAAGCGACTGGGTAGGTTTCGTATACCGTGACAGGGCCGAACGCCTATGGGTGGCTACGCAGAACGCCGTGAGCCGCTTCCACCCGGCGACCGGGCAGTTTACCCATTACCGGCATGTCCCCAACGACCCGACGAGCCTCACCAATGGGCGCTTTGCGTGGATTCATGAGCGGGCCCGCGAGCCGGGCATCCTTTGGATTGCAAGCATTGACGGCGGCGGGCTGGATCGTCTCGATACGCGGACGGGCACCGTGACGCACTTTACAACCGAGACGAGCGATTTGCCCGACAACACGGTGTACGCCATTCAAGAAGATGCGCGCGGGCGCCTGTGGCTGAGTACCAACCACGGCCTCGTGCGGTTTACCCCCGATGCTCCGGCGCCGCGCCGGGCGTTTCGGTCGTTTGGGCGGTTCAGCGGACTGCAAGGGCTCGAGTTTAACCAGCATGCTGCCGCGCATGGCCCGGAGGGACGTCTGTTGTTTGGCGGCACAAACGGATTCAACGTATTTCAGCCGTCGGCGCTGGCACGCAACGCGGTGCCGCCGCGGGTAATCATTACCGGATTGGAGGTGCTGAGCAACGGCGCTACCGCGGCCACCGATTCATTGACGCAACAGGCCGTGCGTGGCACGAAGCCGCTGCGCGTGCCCCATGACCAAAACGAGTTCACCGTCGCTTATGTCGGGGTGCATTTTAAAGCCCCAAGGCAAAACCGCTACCGCTACAAGCTGGTTGGCTACGACGAAAAATGGATTGCGGCCGGGGCGCGGCGCGAGGCTACGTACACGAATGTGCCGCCTGGCACATACCACTTCAAGGTGCACGCGGCCAACGCCGACGGGGTGTGGTCGGAGCAGGCGGCGTCGGTTACCATTGCGATTGCGCCGCCGTGGTGGCGCACGTGGCTCGCGTACGTCGTGTATGGGGGCGTGATTGTAGGCGGCTTGCTGGCGATGTTTTACGGGCAGCGCCGCCGCTTAGAGCGACGGCAGCGCACCCTAGAACGCACGGTGCACGCGCGCACCCAGGCCCTCCGCCAGGAGAAGAAAAAGACGGAGCAGCAGGCAGTGCGCCTGCGCGAGATGGATCGCCTCAAAACGCGATTCTTCACCAATGTGAGCCACGAGTTCCGGACGCCGCTTACGCTCACCATCGGGCCGCTGGAGGATGTGAAGCGGGCGCTTTCAACGGACGGGGAGGTGTCGCGCAGCAGCATCCGCCAAAATGTGACGCTTGCCCTGCGCAACAGCCGTCGCTTGCTTCGGCTCATTGGGCAACTGCTCGACGTTGCCAAGCTCGAAGACGGCGCACTGACGCTCGATGCCCAGCAGAACGACCTCGTGTCGTTCGTGCGCGAGCTGGCGCGCTCCTTTGTGCCCCTGGCCGAGCGGCGCCGGGTGCGCTTCGTCTTTGAGGGCCCTGCCACGCCCCTTCCCGTTGTGTTCGATCGTGCAAAATTGGAGCAAGTGTTCACAAATCTCTTGTCGAACGCCTTCAAGTTCACGCCGCGTGATGGTACCATTCATATGCGCGTAGCCATCGCGGCGTCCACAGACGATGAAGCGCCGGAGCCTCATGCGGTTGCGGTTACAGTGCGCGACAACGGTCCGGGGATTCCGCCGGAGGACTTGCCGCATCTCTTCGATCGGTTTTACCAGTCCGAGCAGGCGACGCCCGATGAAGCGCCGGGAACAGGCATCGGGCTGTCGTTGGCCAAAGACTTGGTGGAGCTCCATCGTGGCACCATCGCTCTGGAGAGCGCGCCGGGCGAAGGAACGACGGGCATCGTGCGCTTGCCCCTAGCAGCGGCGCCCGCGGAGGGATCAGACGGCGAGCAGACCGTGCGCGTGGTGTTGACCGATGGCATGGCCACGGCCAATGACCTCTCGGCCGAAGGAAAAGCCAACCCAAAGCGCCCCGATGTGCGCGCGGCGTTTGCCAACCCGGCCTCCGGCGACGGGGCCTCCGACGATCGCACGACGTTGCTCGTGGCCGACGACAATCCGGAGATTCGTGCGTACATTCGCAGCCACTTTGCAGACACGTACCGTATCGTGGAGGCACGCGACGGCCGCGAGGCGCTCGAACGTGCACATGAGGACCTGCCGGATCTGATCATCAGCGACGTCATGATGCCACGCCTCGATGGCTTTGCCCTTGTCGAGGCCCTGCGCAGCGACCGTGCCACCGACTTTCTCCCCGTCATTCTTCTTACCGCGCGTGCAGCCGAGCACGACAAGCTCGCGGGCCTGCGCGAGGGGGCCGATGCCTACCTCACCAAGCCGTTCAACATGGAGGAGCTGCAGACCCGCGTCAAAAACCTCATGGCGGCACAGCAACGCTTGAAGGCGCGTTTTGCTGCCGAACCGTCGGATGAGACGTCGGGGTCCGGCGGCCCGCCAACCGTCACGCCGGCGGCTTCGCCTCCGGCAGAGGACGCGCCCGCCGAGCCGCCGTACGTGGTGCGTGCCCGAGCGATTGTTAGGGACCATTTAGCCGACGAAGAATTTGGCGTGGCTGAGCTTGCCGACGCCCTCGCCCAAAGCCGGTCGACGGTGTACCGTCGCTTTCGCGACCTGCGGGACCAATCGCCCAGTGCGTTTCTGCGCGAGGAACGGCTTGCACGGGCCGCTGCGCTGCTGCGCACTCAGGAAGGCACCGTAAGCGAAGTGGCCTATGCCGTCGGCTTCAAAAGCGTGTCGCATTTCTCGGAAGCTTTTCAGGCGATGTACGACGTGCGGCCGTCGGACTATCTGGCGCAGCCGACGTCTGCCCCAACGGCCTCGTAA
- a CDS encoding GNAT family N-acetyltransferase, translating to MHSSIFALLFAALMPDLSITRRAVRSDDASFLLRLFRSFRIDIDHAIDLSEAEKRTFIQQQFEAQRRSYRHRYPNANPKVILADGKRAGRIWVAYLEDQIRLVDIMMLPAFQNQGIGTHLIEQLKEEARASGRPLRHMVHTTNQDALRFYRRLGFTRCPSPAPTHHAMVWRPEAPSA from the coding sequence TTGCACTCTTCCATTTTTGCTCTCCTTTTTGCTGCCCTCATGCCCGACCTGTCGATCACCCGCCGTGCAGTTCGCTCTGATGACGCGTCCTTTTTGCTTCGTCTGTTCCGCTCCTTCCGCATCGATATTGACCATGCCATTGACCTCTCAGAAGCAGAAAAGCGAACGTTCATCCAGCAGCAATTTGAAGCACAGCGGCGTTCGTATCGCCATCGGTATCCCAACGCGAATCCCAAGGTTATTCTGGCCGATGGAAAACGGGCAGGGCGCATCTGGGTCGCGTATTTGGAAGACCAAATTCGACTCGTGGACATCATGATGCTCCCGGCGTTTCAAAATCAAGGGATTGGCACGCATCTCATTGAGCAACTTAAGGAAGAGGCCCGCGCATCGGGACGTCCGCTCCGGCACATGGTGCACACAACGAACCAGGATGCGCTTCGCTTCTATCGTCGCTTGGGCTTCACCCGGTGCCCGTCCCCGGCACCGACCCATCATGCGATGGTATGGCGCCCGGAGGCACCGTCGGCGTGA
- a CDS encoding phage tail protein, whose protein sequence is MWGLTFAPRMFANCDGQLMPISQNQALFALIGTTYGGDGRTTFALPDLRGRVPVHAGHGPGLSPYPQGQRGGTESKTLSVSNLPPHSHAGTIKPNCASSEGNSSSPTDNYPATGAGGRGSKPQIYADGENAEMGPTPFTTGPTGSGIAFDQRQPFLTVRFCIAMTGIFPSRN, encoded by the coding sequence ATGTGGGGGCTTACGTTCGCCCCGCGCATGTTTGCTAATTGCGATGGACAACTGATGCCCATATCACAAAACCAGGCGTTATTTGCCCTAATTGGTACCACGTATGGTGGTGATGGGCGAACAACTTTCGCGCTGCCCGACCTTCGCGGCCGAGTACCGGTGCACGCCGGACACGGACCGGGGCTCTCCCCCTATCCGCAGGGCCAACGCGGGGGCACGGAATCGAAGACATTGAGCGTGAGCAATCTCCCGCCGCACTCGCACGCAGGGACAATCAAGCCCAACTGCGCATCTAGCGAGGGAAACAGCTCCAGCCCAACAGACAACTATCCGGCAACAGGAGCCGGTGGGCGCGGGAGCAAGCCCCAGATCTATGCTGACGGCGAAAACGCTGAGATGGGCCCGACGCCTTTTACCACCGGACCGACTGGATCAGGCATTGCCTTTGATCAGCGGCAGCCATTCCTCACGGTTCGCTTCTGCATCGCCATGACGGGCATCTTCCCTTCTCGCAATTAG
- a CDS encoding DUF6916 family protein, translating to MSDTVSHEHFEGKTGETFTATGNDASLDITLAEAIFHEDEHTTGFTLLFEGAADTQLEQGMYTLTHDEAGRHEIFLVPVQASPSEPEKVHYEAVFKHLKEKEMPSAE from the coding sequence ATGTCTGACACTGTATCACACGAACACTTTGAAGGAAAGACAGGCGAGACGTTTACTGCAACGGGCAATGATGCATCGCTCGACATTACGCTCGCAGAAGCGATCTTTCACGAAGACGAACACACCACCGGGTTTACGCTCCTTTTTGAAGGTGCTGCTGATACGCAACTGGAACAGGGCATGTATACCCTGACCCACGATGAAGCGGGTCGACACGAGATTTTCCTTGTCCCCGTTCAGGCAAGCCCTTCAGAACCGGAGAAGGTTCATTACGAGGCTGTGTTCAAGCACTTAAAAGAAAAGGAGATGCCTTCAGCCGAATAG
- a CDS encoding choice-of-anchor D domain-containing protein, with amino-acid sequence MLGTVSPATGQSTFSFDNQGWTNGQIITAPVTITEGSFTLSFEDVNTSIPDFEYRTARTGDLNYQSSGQLDITTDSGGEINAQSIDLGFVDGVSIDGDPVITGASVTITGYRNGTQVAQFTDNTNIVGGTNTEIGLSSRDPGFGNVDKITVKANSITGGSSLDNEFLMFDNVTVGPAVSPQPDIAVEDSDGTSIPNGDTSPSPGESTDFGGVAVAGNSVTTYTIRNTGTGTLNVSNITSSNTSEFTVSGIPGSIAAGSSGTFDVTFAPSAGGTRSATITITSDDPDAEGTYSFAVEGEGLVPDIAITDDGSNPLPDGSGTFDFGTVNLGSTSERFFRITNTGDANLSLNGLPEIQLSGTNAGDFSVSASPSSPVSPGGQTSFAVTFDPQAAGTRTATVTIPNNDPDEDPYTFEVTGTGNDPNTAPTASGSISPTSLNDNAGPTALFDGIDVSDPDAGETDLTLRVTVANASAGVISGVNGTSVTNEGGGVFSVSGSFDPSTIDTALDNLRFSPTDNTGSSGTFNTDLTVQVDDQESGFVDVSGPTTVTVTRVNDAPTVALGAPSGSVDENNSPPTVLTSVTVNDPDGGTNDLSLSGTDASAFQIDGTDLEFADVADFETKSSYTVTVNVDDTSVGTTPDDSETFTLSINDVNEPPVVATNTGLLLDEGATATIGTGALNATDEDAGDGASTLTFNVTSAVSNGTLFIDGSTGGTDDGTLDGESGIGTGSFTQAIIDSGNLLYAHDGSGTTTDSFTFDLTDDSGAGPTGITFSIGITTQNDAPTISDIPDQTIEEDAPLDPVSFTVDDTETAASNLTVTATSDNQALVPDANITLGGSATDRTVAVTPAANASGTATITVTVDDGAASNNTRSTSFVLTVTAVPDLTLTDGSASGLDFSGSVTPGTTDNPVGVFALSAGQNGASFDGVTVTNTAPGVAGITAARLYWSDNQTLEPGSDAVLATFDVDETSAESAFSFGGFSQTIPGSARYAILAIDVQSGATGDVQFELSQPSDLSLSGGEIATVNGSSQNTFAGLLLSNGSTALPVELVSFEVQARNEAVLLQWETTSETNNAGFAIQRAVQTSRRDDVSSPPNASSAWQEVGFVAGAGTTTDAQSYRFADATVPYAADSLTYRLKQVDTDGSVSFSKEVTVRRGAVQQLRLLGTFPNPARTHATVRFAVPKGADDAAVRLVLYDVLGRQVRTVRTAATAGRHELQLRVGGLASGLYFLRLQAGGRTQTQKITVVQ; translated from the coding sequence TTGCTCGGTACTGTATCCCCCGCAACAGGGCAATCCACCTTTAGCTTCGACAATCAGGGATGGACCAATGGGCAAATCATCACGGCCCCAGTCACGATTACTGAGGGGAGTTTCACGCTCTCCTTTGAGGATGTCAACACCTCGATTCCCGATTTTGAGTACCGCACTGCACGTACAGGCGACCTGAACTATCAATCCAGCGGCCAACTCGACATCACAACTGACAGTGGCGGGGAAATTAACGCCCAGTCAATCGATTTGGGATTCGTCGACGGCGTTTCTATTGATGGAGACCCTGTAATAACGGGCGCAAGCGTGACGATCACGGGGTACCGCAATGGGACCCAAGTCGCACAGTTTACGGACAACACAAACATCGTCGGAGGCACGAATACGGAAATCGGCTTGTCATCGAGGGATCCCGGCTTCGGAAACGTCGACAAGATCACTGTCAAAGCAAACAGCATCACCGGAGGGTCAAGCCTTGACAATGAGTTTTTGATGTTTGACAACGTTACGGTGGGCCCGGCCGTCTCCCCGCAGCCCGATATTGCTGTAGAGGACAGCGATGGGACAAGTATCCCCAATGGCGATACGTCTCCTTCACCGGGCGAAAGCACAGACTTTGGGGGAGTGGCTGTAGCGGGCAACAGCGTCACGACATACACGATCCGAAATACGGGGACCGGCACGCTTAATGTAAGCAATATCACGTCCTCGAACACCAGCGAGTTTACGGTGTCGGGCATACCAGGTAGCATCGCGGCCGGCAGCTCAGGCACGTTCGACGTGACGTTTGCGCCCTCGGCGGGCGGCACACGCTCAGCCACCATTACGATTACCTCCGATGACCCGGACGCGGAGGGAACCTACAGCTTTGCTGTCGAAGGTGAGGGTCTCGTGCCAGACATTGCTATCACAGACGATGGCAGCAACCCGCTCCCCGATGGCTCAGGGACGTTCGACTTCGGGACGGTAAATCTCGGATCTACATCAGAGCGCTTCTTCCGCATCACAAATACCGGAGACGCCAACCTCTCGCTTAACGGCCTCCCAGAGATACAACTCTCTGGCACGAATGCAGGGGATTTCTCAGTTTCTGCTTCGCCAAGTTCTCCTGTTTCCCCAGGTGGACAAACGTCGTTTGCCGTTACCTTCGATCCGCAGGCTGCCGGCACACGCACCGCTACAGTGACGATTCCGAACAATGACCCCGACGAGGACCCCTACACCTTCGAGGTCACCGGAACGGGCAACGATCCCAACACGGCTCCTACAGCAAGCGGCAGCATCAGTCCAACCAGCCTCAATGACAATGCAGGCCCTACAGCCCTCTTTGACGGCATTGACGTAAGTGACCCGGACGCTGGCGAAACCGACCTCACGCTGCGCGTGACCGTTGCTAATGCGTCAGCCGGTGTCATCAGCGGCGTCAATGGGACGAGCGTCACGAATGAGGGGGGCGGTGTCTTCAGCGTGAGCGGCTCGTTCGACCCCAGTACCATCGACACAGCCCTCGACAATCTGCGCTTTAGCCCCACCGACAACACGGGCAGCAGCGGCACCTTTAACACGGATCTGACCGTTCAGGTCGACGACCAAGAAAGCGGCTTTGTCGATGTCAGCGGGCCGACGACCGTGACCGTTACCCGTGTTAACGACGCGCCCACCGTGGCGCTCGGGGCCCCGAGCGGGTCGGTCGACGAGAACAACAGCCCACCGACCGTTCTGACCTCGGTTACGGTGAACGATCCGGATGGCGGCACCAACGATCTCTCCCTCAGCGGCACGGATGCCAGTGCCTTCCAGATCGACGGCACCGACCTGGAGTTTGCAGACGTGGCCGACTTTGAGACGAAGAGCAGCTACACCGTGACGGTCAACGTCGACGACACGAGCGTGGGCACGACGCCGGACGACAGCGAGACGTTTACGCTCTCGATCAACGACGTGAACGAGCCTCCAGTAGTAGCTACGAATACTGGGCTCTTGCTGGATGAAGGCGCAACGGCCACAATTGGAACCGGTGCCCTCAACGCCACCGACGAGGACGCGGGCGACGGGGCATCGACCCTTACATTTAACGTTACCAGCGCGGTGTCCAACGGCACGCTCTTCATCGACGGCAGCACCGGCGGCACCGATGATGGAACGCTCGACGGCGAGTCGGGCATTGGAACCGGCTCGTTCACCCAGGCGATCATCGACAGCGGCAACCTGCTCTACGCCCACGACGGTTCGGGGACCACCACCGACAGCTTCACCTTCGACCTGACGGACGACAGCGGCGCCGGGCCCACGGGCATCACTTTCTCCATTGGCATCACAACCCAAAACGACGCGCCTACGATTTCGGACATCCCCGATCAGACGATCGAAGAAGATGCCCCGCTCGACCCCGTAAGCTTTACGGTGGACGACACCGAGACGGCAGCCTCCAACCTCACCGTCACGGCTACGTCAGACAACCAGGCACTCGTGCCTGACGCCAACATCACACTTGGGGGCTCAGCGACCGATCGCACCGTTGCGGTCACCCCAGCGGCCAACGCAAGCGGCACGGCGACCATCACGGTGACGGTTGACGACGGCGCGGCGTCCAACAATACACGCAGCACCTCCTTCGTACTCACCGTTACCGCCGTGCCGGACCTCACGCTTACCGACGGCTCGGCTTCAGGGCTCGACTTTTCGGGCAGCGTCACGCCCGGCACCACCGACAATCCGGTGGGAGTTTTTGCACTGTCGGCTGGGCAGAACGGGGCTTCGTTCGACGGAGTGACGGTTACCAATACAGCGCCGGGCGTAGCCGGGATCACCGCCGCGCGCCTCTACTGGTCCGACAACCAAACATTAGAGCCGGGCAGCGACGCGGTCCTCGCAACCTTCGACGTTGACGAGACGAGCGCCGAAAGTGCATTTTCGTTTGGCGGATTCAGCCAAACCATTCCAGGATCGGCCCGCTACGCAATCCTAGCGATTGATGTGCAAAGCGGCGCTACGGGAGACGTGCAGTTTGAATTGAGCCAGCCGAGCGACCTGTCGCTATCGGGGGGAGAGATTGCGACGGTCAACGGGAGCAGTCAGAACACCTTCGCAGGACTGCTGCTCTCGAACGGGTCCACAGCGCTACCGGTGGAGCTAGTGAGCTTCGAGGTGCAGGCCCGCAACGAGGCGGTACTCTTGCAGTGGGAAACAACTTCCGAAACCAACAACGCGGGCTTTGCGATCCAGCGCGCCGTACAGACGTCCCGGCGGGACGACGTCTCGTCCCCTCCCAACGCCTCTTCCGCCTGGCAGGAGGTGGGCTTTGTGGCGGGTGCCGGTACGACGACCGATGCGCAGTCGTACCGCTTTGCGGATGCCACCGTGCCCTACGCGGCCGATTCGCTCACATATCGCCTGAAGCAGGTCGACACCGACGGCAGCGTCTCGTTCTCCAAAGAGGTAACGGTCCGGCGCGGGGCGGTGCAGCAACTGCGGCTCTTGGGCACCTTTCCCAACCCGGCCCGCACGCACGCCACGGTGCGGTTTGCCGTGCCCAAGGGCGCGGACGATGCAGCCGTGCGCCTCGTGCTCTACGATGTGCTGGGGCGACAGGTGCGCACCGTGCGGACCGCAGCCACGGCCGGACGCCACGAGCTACAACTACGCGTAGGCGGTCTCGCCAGCGGGCTCTACTTCCTGCGGCTGCAAGCGGGCGGCCGCACCCAAACCCAAAAGATCACCGTGGTGCAATAG
- a CDS encoding PIN domain-containing protein yields MTVPFDTNVLLDVLLDRAHAVEGMMLLDAARARQIHGLVIPTILTNAFYVGRRTANANVARSFIPTELVHIIR; encoded by the coding sequence ATGACCGTGCCCTTTGACACGAACGTGCTATTGGACGTTTTGTTAGACCGGGCGCACGCAGTGGAAGGAATGATGCTTCTCGATGCAGCCCGAGCTCGTCAGATCCATGGCTTGGTAATTCCAACCATACTAACGAACGCCTTTTACGTAGGACGAAGAACAGCAAACGCCAACGTGGCTCGGAGCTTCATCCCCACCGAGCTTGTGCATATCATTCGATAG